The following are from one region of the Candidatus Hydrothermales bacterium genome:
- a CDS encoding adenylate/guanylate cyclase domain-containing protein: protein MNFKICARCGFKNVYEAKYCSGCGTKLEEVELKGEIKRCCISFLEISNYEDLKDEFILEEEFKDFLLILSQEINSSVEKYEGKVGKFMWPEIMIWFGAPKIVENPYERVILSIFDIKNKIKEISNIKNVNISIKAGVHYGEAVLCLLGNKDYKEYTLIGDTVNTAQRVKEVAGEDEIVITEALSKKLSKIFELKEKGKFLLKGKKEEINLYKVIEP, encoded by the coding sequence ATGAATTTTAAAATATGTGCAAGGTGTGGTTTTAAAAATGTATACGAAGCAAAGTATTGTTCTGGCTGTGGAACAAAATTAGAAGAAGTTGAACTAAAAGGAGAAATAAAAAGGTGTTGTATTTCTTTTCTTGAAATCTCAAATTATGAAGATTTAAAAGATGAATTTATACTTGAAGAGGAATTTAAGGATTTCTTATTAATCCTCTCCCAAGAAATAAATTCTTCAGTTGAAAAATATGAAGGTAAAGTTGGTAAATTTATGTGGCCAGAGATTATGATATGGTTTGGTGCTCCAAAGATAGTTGAAAATCCCTATGAAAGGGTTATCCTATCAATATTTGATATCAAAAATAAGATAAAAGAGATATCTAATATAAAGAATGTAAATATATCTATAAAGGCAGGGGTACACTATGGAGAGGCAGTTCTATGCCTTTTAGGAAACAAAGACTATAAAGAATATACCTTAATAGGGGACACCGTAAATACAGCTCAAAGAGTTAAGGAGGTAGCAGGAGAAGATGAAATAGTCATAACAGAAGCCCTTTCAAAAAAGCTTTCAAAAATTTTTGAATTAAAAGAAAAAGGGAAATTTTTACTTAAAGGCAAAAAAGAAGAAATAAATTTATATAAAGTTATTGAACCA